In Lolium rigidum isolate FL_2022 chromosome 3, APGP_CSIRO_Lrig_0.1, whole genome shotgun sequence, the genomic window ATTGATCGCTCGTGCGGTGGCCAACGAGACGGGAGCGTTCTTCTTCTGCATCAACggccccgagatcatgtccaagaTGGCCGGTGAGAGCGAGAGCAACTTGAGGAAGGCGTTTGAGGAGGCCGAGAAGAACGCGCCGTCGATCATCTTCATCGATGAGATCGACTCCATTGCTCCCAAGAGGGAGAAGACACACGGCGAGGTGGAGAGGCGCATCGTGTCCCAGCTGCTAACGCTCATGGACGGGATGAAGGCGCGAGCGCACGTCATCGTCATGGGCGCCACGAACCGCCCCAACAGTATCGACCCTGCTCTGAGGCGCTTCGGAAGGTTCGACCGCGAGATCGACATTGGCGTGCCGGACGAGGTCGGGCGCCTTGAGGTTCTGCGCATCCACACCAAAAATATGAAGCTCTCGGAGGACGTCAACCTGGAAGTGGTGGCCAAGGACACGCACGGCTATGTTGGTGCCGACTTGGCCGCACTCTGCACCGAGGCTGCGCTCCAGTGCATCAGGGAGAAGATGGATGTGATTGACCTTGAGGACGACACAATCGACGCCGAGATCCTGAACTCCATGGCCGTCACCAACGACCACCTGAAGACTGCTCTCGTCGGCACCAATCCTTCGGCGCTTCGTGAGACCGTCGTTGAGGTGCCCAATGTCAGCTGGAGCGATGTTGGCGGCCTCGACGGCGTCAAGAGGGAGCTTCAAGAGACCGTGCAGTACCCGGTGGAGCATCCCGAGAAGTTTGAGAAGTTTGGCATGTCGCCTTCCAAGGGCGTCCTCTTCTACGGGCCACCGGGCTGCGGCAAGACACTTCTGGCCAAAGCGATCGCCAACGAGTGTCAAGCCAacttcatcagcatcaaggggcccGAGCTGCTCACCATGTGGTTCGGCGAGAGCGAGGCCAACGTCCGTGAGATCTTCGACAAGGCGAGGCAGTCGGCGCCGTGCGTTCTTTTCTTCGATGAGCTCGACTCGATCGCGATGCAGCGCGGCGGGAGCGTGGGAGACGCAGGCGGTGCAGCGGACAGGGTCCTGAACCAGCTGCTGACGGAGATGGACGGCATGAACGCCAAGAAGACGGTGTTCATCATCGGCGCCACCAACAGGCCAGACATCATCGACTCGGCACTTCTCCGTCCCGGTCGCCTCGATCAACTCATCTACATCCCCTTGCCGGAC contains:
- the LOC124694641 gene encoding cell division cycle protein 48 homolog produces the protein MASTSSSKKAANRLVVEESTMDENSVCNLHPATMDRLSIFHGDIVLLKGKRRHTTVCVVHPDDTCEEHKLKINKVARSNLRVRIADVVSVHLCPDAKYGKRVHVLPVDDTIEGITGNLFEAYLKPYFVDAYRPVHKGDLFLVRGGMRSVEFKVIDIDPAVNYCIVAGDTEIFCDGEPVKREDEERLDDIGYDDVGGMGKQMNQIRELVELPLRHPQIFKSLGVKPPKGILLYGPPGSGKTLIARAVANETGAFFFCINGPEIMSKMAGESESNLRKAFEEAEKNAPSIIFIDEIDSIAPKREKTHGEVERRIVSQLLTLMDGMKARAHVIVMGATNRPNSIDPALRRFGRFDREIDIGVPDEVGRLEVLRIHTKNMKLSEDVNLEVVAKDTHGYVGADLAALCTEAALQCIREKMDVIDLEDDTIDAEILNSMAVTNDHLKTALVGTNPSALRETVVEVPNVSWSDVGGLDGVKRELQETVQYPVEHPEKFEKFGMSPSKGVLFYGPPGCGKTLLAKAIANECQANFISIKGPELLTMWFGESEANVREIFDKARQSAPCVLFFDELDSIAMQRGGSVGDAGGAADRVLNQLLTEMDGMNAKKTVFIIGATNRPDIIDSALLRPGRLDQLIYIPLPDEASRHQIFKACLRKSPVAKDVDLGALARFTTGFSGADITEICQRACKYAIREDIEKDIERQRSGMEVDGGQEDEVAEIKAAHFEESMKYARRSVSDSDIRKYQSFAQTLQQSRGFGTDFRFPAQPQASVNAFDTTVAPDEDDLYN